A region of the Neomicrococcus lactis genome:
GCCGAAGGACTTCCACACGGAAGCGAACTCGACGCCAATCACGCCGCCGCCCAAGACGATGGCGGAGGAAGGAAGCGTGTCCATGTTCAAAGCTTCGGTGGAGGTCAAGATACGACCGCCGATTTCGAGGCCCAGAGTACGGGAAGTGGAACCCGTTGCAAGGACGATGTTCTTGCCCTTGTACTGCTTGCCGTCTACGTCGATGGTGTCCTGGGAAACCAACTTGCCGTAGCCGTCGATGGCGGTAACGCCCTTCATCTTCAAAAGTCCGGTCAGACCCTTGAACTTACCAGCAACAATGCTGTCCTTGAAAGAACGGACGCCAGCCAAGTCGATGGAATCGAGGGTGGTGTGGATGCCGTACTTGGCGCCTTCGCGAGCGTTGTCAGCGAGCTCGGCGGAATGCAAGTAAGCCTTCGTTGGGATACATCCGGTGTGCAAGCACGTGCCGCCCAACTTGTCCTTTTCGATGAGTCCAACAGTCATACCCAACTGGATGCCGCGAAGAGCTGCTGAATAGCCAGCGCTACCTCCACCCAGGATGAGTAGATCAAATTCCTGCTCTGCTGCCGATTCGGCCACGAGAACGCTCCCTTGAGATATTCGGGCGCCCCGCGCCCTGCCGTATTGCGACTTCTGGGTAAGAATCGCAAATTTGCGTAGTACTTCGTGCTTTACCTTAGTCCTGACTACCCGGCAGTTTCAAAGCATTCAGCCAAAAGTTGCCACTCAATAATCCGGAATTGTGTGTGTTAATCAACACGCTTTTCTGTCATGAGTGGCAACTTTTGTACTTGCTTATTAACGAATTAGTTCTTTGAGCCGAGGTTTCGGGCGTATGCCACGAGCGTACGGAGCAAAGCACCGGTTCCGTTTTTGCCGGTGTAACCGTACGGAGCGGCGTCGTTGTATGACGGACCAGCGATGTCGATGTGTGCCCAAGGAATCTTGGATCCACGAGCTTCACCAACGAATTCCTCGAGGAATACTGCAGCCGTCATCATGCCGCCGTTGCGCTCGCCAATGTTGGCCAAATCGGCAACCTGAGACGCAATGCTTGCGCGCAGTTCTTCGGGAAGCGGCATAGGCCACGCGGTTTCGCCCAGTGCTTCAGCGGTGTGGAAGAGACCATCGCGAACCGTGGGGTCGCCCATGATGCCGGCCGTGCGGCGGCCCAAAGCCACGAGCTGTGCACCGGTCAAGGTAGCGATGTCCAAGAGCACGTCTGGTTCTTCGAGGGACGCCACCGCGAGGCCGTCGGCCATGACCAGGCGACCTTCAGCGTCCGTGTTCAACACTTCTACGGTCTTGCCGCCAAACATCGTGATGACGTCGCCGGGGCGAGTGGCGTTTCCGCCAGGCATGTTTTCTGCGAGGCACAACCACGCGGTCGCGCGGACCGGCGCCTTGAGCTCAGCCAGAGCCAAAACCGTGTGCAGTGCCGTTGCAGCACCAGCCATATCCGACTTCATCTGGTCCATGTTCAACGCAGGCTTCAACGAGATGCCGCCGGTATCAAAGGTGATGCCCTTGCCCACAATGGCAATGTGCTGGTGTTTGCCGCGCGGGTTGTAGCTGACCTTGACGAGACGTGGCGGACGAGCGGAGCCTCGCCCAACCCCCATCAAACCGCCGAAGCCTTCTTTG
Encoded here:
- a CDS encoding leucyl aminopeptidase, which codes for MKKNSDLTLSAISADLKKHRTDALVVAARQTAEGPQLLGSPLSAVDAQALEASFRSLGVAGKADDVHRLPSLESMDADILIVAGVGRINGEHDDELLRRAAGSVTRQVTGVEKITFAFPADTVSAAAAIAEGAALGAYSFDKYRSEAKRAEAANETTLREVVVATSASTDKALKTALQEVAVVARHVHEVRDLVNTPSNDLYPETFAQHAGDASGSLSVSVEVYDDARLTKEGFGGLMGVGRGSARPPRLVKVSYNPRGKHQHIAIVGKGITFDTGGISLKPALNMDQMKSDMAGAATALHTVLALAELKAPVRATAWLCLAENMPGGNATRPGDVITMFGGKTVEVLNTDAEGRLVMADGLAVASLEEPDVLLDIATLTGAQLVALGRRTAGIMGDPTVRDGLFHTAEALGETAWPMPLPEELRASIASQVADLANIGERNGGMMTAAVFLEEFVGEARGSKIPWAHIDIAGPSYNDAAPYGYTGKNGTGALLRTLVAYARNLGSKN